A portion of the Acidisarcina polymorpha genome contains these proteins:
- a CDS encoding isoaspartyl peptidase/L-asparaginase, protein MPRTPTLIVHGGAWAIPDDMLDTHRNGVSNALAIGYALLQDGASAVDAVEAAVTILEDDETFDAGRGSFLASSGRVQLDALLMDGSNLRAGGVACVERLRNPIQAARLVLDKSPHVYFVGSGAEDFARQHGMALIDNAELVLERERNRLAEAQANARAGLPDLTFAGDDKSPETAVDPSGSNRPGFDSHDTVGAVALDSRGNLAAGTSTGGTLNKAPGRVGDSSLIGCGCYADNLSAAVSLTGWGEPIMKLVLGKWAVDRVQRGNAPEVAANEAIAYLNKRLQGHGGIILLGPDGRFGLAHNTPRMAWGIGNERGLRTGISSEELT, encoded by the coding sequence ATGCCAAGAACCCCAACCCTGATCGTCCACGGCGGAGCCTGGGCCATTCCCGACGACATGCTCGACACACATCGCAATGGCGTCTCGAACGCGCTCGCCATCGGATATGCGCTGCTTCAGGACGGCGCCTCGGCTGTCGATGCGGTTGAAGCCGCGGTCACCATCCTCGAAGATGATGAGACCTTCGATGCGGGGCGAGGCAGCTTTCTTGCCAGCTCTGGCCGCGTCCAGCTTGATGCTCTGTTGATGGACGGCTCCAATCTTCGCGCCGGCGGGGTCGCTTGTGTTGAACGCCTCCGCAATCCCATACAGGCGGCAAGGCTGGTCCTCGACAAGAGCCCGCACGTCTACTTTGTAGGCTCCGGCGCAGAAGACTTCGCTCGGCAGCACGGCATGGCGCTGATCGACAACGCCGAACTCGTTCTCGAACGGGAGCGAAACCGCCTCGCCGAAGCCCAGGCGAACGCTCGTGCCGGTCTGCCCGACCTCACCTTCGCCGGCGACGACAAGTCTCCAGAAACGGCGGTGGATCCCTCTGGCTCCAATCGTCCAGGATTCGATTCTCACGACACCGTCGGCGCCGTGGCTCTGGATAGCCGAGGGAACCTGGCCGCTGGCACCTCGACCGGCGGCACTTTGAACAAAGCGCCGGGCCGGGTCGGCGATTCGTCCCTCATTGGCTGCGGATGTTACGCCGATAATCTCAGCGCGGCCGTCTCACTAACCGGATGGGGCGAGCCCATCATGAAGCTGGTCTTGGGAAAGTGGGCGGTTGACCGCGTGCAACGCGGAAATGCCCCGGAAGTCGCCGCAAATGAGGCGATTGCCTACCTGAACAAGCGGCTCCAGGGCCATGGGGGCATCATTCTGCTCGGTCCGGACGGGCGCTTCGGCCTTGCCCACAACACCCCCCGCATGGCGTGGGGCATCGGCAATGAGAGGGGTCTGCGGACCGGCATCTCCAGCGAAGAACTGACCTGA
- a CDS encoding Maf family protein codes for MLVLASASPRRKELLTQAGFKFQVVPSSIAEVRRAEEDAASFAVRLAREKAQSVFDQIVSSRVPDQLLVLGADTIVVTPEEILGKPHGAADAARMLRLLSGRTHLVMTGVCLVSDHATEVAVETTAVAFQTLSEDDIARYIATGEPMDKAGGYAIQGYAARWIPHIRGCYFNVVGLPIALVSNMIEGENRRTAALVATVAEAD; via the coding sequence ATGCTTGTCCTTGCCTCTGCCTCTCCGCGCCGCAAAGAACTCTTAACTCAAGCTGGCTTCAAGTTTCAAGTCGTTCCTTCCTCTATCGCCGAAGTGCGACGCGCCGAGGAAGATGCGGCTTCTTTCGCCGTTCGGCTCGCTCGCGAAAAGGCCCAGTCGGTTTTTGACCAGATTGTTTCTTCGAGGGTTCCAGATCAACTGCTGGTTCTTGGCGCCGATACGATTGTCGTCACCCCTGAGGAAATCCTGGGCAAGCCTCACGGCGCAGCAGACGCTGCGCGGATGCTGCGCCTGCTCTCGGGACGCACACATCTGGTGATGACCGGCGTCTGCCTGGTCTCCGATCATGCCACTGAAGTTGCCGTGGAGACCACCGCAGTCGCTTTCCAGACGCTATCTGAAGACGATATCGCGCGGTACATAGCCACCGGAGAACCGATGGATAAGGCGGGAGGCTACGCCATTCAAGGTTACGCCGCGCGTTGGATTCCCCACATTCGGGGCTGCTATTTCAATGTCGTGGGATTGCCGATCGCCCTGGTGTCAAACATGATCGAAGGCGAGAACCGTCGGACCGCCGCGTTAGTCGCTACGGTTGCCGAAGCTGACTGA
- a CDS encoding GreA/GreB family elongation factor, producing MPEHIKKKLLEEIKQLEHELQHELPAEIKKAAALGDLSENAEYHMAKQRQVFVNARLGQLKTRMGELALVNLTNIPRDRIAFGSTVTVYDTTKDEKIEYKLVTSEESDVNKGLISTTSPIGRGLVGKQVGDIAVVVTPNGKRELEILKLITIHDEVDSV from the coding sequence ATGCCCGAACACATCAAGAAAAAATTATTGGAAGAGATCAAGCAGCTCGAACACGAGCTCCAGCATGAGCTACCCGCGGAAATCAAGAAGGCTGCCGCACTCGGCGACCTCAGCGAAAATGCCGAGTATCACATGGCGAAACAACGCCAAGTCTTCGTCAACGCCCGTCTTGGACAGCTCAAAACCCGGATGGGTGAGCTTGCACTCGTCAATCTGACCAACATCCCACGCGATCGGATTGCTTTCGGCTCCACAGTGACCGTCTACGACACGACCAAGGACGAGAAGATCGAATACAAGCTGGTGACCAGCGAAGAGTCTGATGTCAACAAGGGTCTCATTTCGACTACGTCGCCTATTGGCCGCGGATTGGTTGGCAAACAGGTCGGAGACATCGCGGTCGTGGTCACGCCGAACGGCAAGCGTGAATTGGAAATTCTCAAGCTCATCACCATCCATGATGAGGTCGATAGCGTCTAA
- a CDS encoding CarD family transcriptional regulator, with protein MEAYLQTRLEGFLVSSAKCFPRHPNRDQIMSLLRSFQVGDKVVYPNHGIGVVDQIATRTDGFQVQRFYMLTIKSSSLKVMVPCTNANSVGLRSVVHQEEVDRIFSFLGDDNCTSNADWKERYREHCEKMKAGSLMEVAEVMKSLLVLNQRKTPGYREQKMLERARYLLVNEIAQATGANETVVDEKLLLALSEAGLKFPDIVGEA; from the coding sequence ATGGAAGCTTATCTTCAGACCCGGCTGGAAGGATTCCTAGTGTCCTCGGCCAAATGCTTTCCAAGGCATCCAAATAGAGATCAAATTATGAGCCTACTTCGCAGTTTCCAGGTCGGTGACAAAGTTGTCTATCCTAATCACGGGATAGGTGTAGTGGATCAGATTGCAACCAGAACCGATGGATTTCAGGTTCAGCGTTTTTACATGCTGACCATCAAATCAAGCAGTTTGAAGGTCATGGTTCCTTGCACCAATGCCAATAGCGTGGGCTTGCGGAGCGTTGTCCATCAGGAAGAAGTCGACCGCATTTTCTCATTTCTCGGGGACGACAACTGCACCAGCAATGCCGACTGGAAAGAGCGCTACCGGGAGCATTGCGAAAAAATGAAGGCCGGCTCGTTGATGGAAGTCGCCGAAGTGATGAAGAGCCTGCTGGTCCTCAACCAAAGGAAGACACCTGGCTACCGCGAACAAAAGATGCTGGAGCGTGCGCGTTATCTGCTGGTGAATGAGATTGCCCAGGCGACCGGAGCTAATGAGACGGTGGTCGACGAAAAATTGCTGCTGGCCCTCAGTGAGGCCGGCTTGAAGTTCCCGGACATCGTCGGCGAAGCTTGA
- a CDS encoding CDP-alcohol phosphatidyltransferase family protein, producing MTWTSAFGRGCGVILQAIVDGLALTRISPNILTFIGLVINTGAAVLFGFANEHNYVRMFLLAALVIIGAGIFDMVDGRVARQTDQVTVFGAFFDSVIDRYSDVALFFGLLVFYARGNRFFYVVLVAFVMVTSLMVSYTRARAEALIKSCKVGFMERPERIVLVILGALFAKWGVMAPVLWVLAVLSTITVIHRIKFTYQMTKHLAPIRAAVPAPARNAQPAGAAAFSSSPNVPQA from the coding sequence ATGACCTGGACCAGCGCTTTCGGGCGTGGTTGCGGAGTCATCCTGCAGGCTATCGTTGACGGCCTGGCGCTTACACGTATTTCGCCGAACATCCTCACCTTCATTGGATTGGTGATCAATACCGGCGCTGCTGTCCTCTTCGGGTTCGCTAACGAACACAATTACGTTCGCATGTTTTTGCTCGCTGCCCTGGTCATCATCGGCGCCGGCATCTTCGACATGGTGGATGGCCGGGTCGCCCGGCAGACGGACCAGGTCACCGTCTTTGGCGCCTTCTTTGATTCCGTCATCGATCGGTATAGCGACGTCGCGCTCTTCTTTGGCCTGTTGGTCTTCTATGCGCGCGGCAATCGCTTTTTCTATGTGGTCCTGGTGGCTTTCGTCATGGTCACCTCGCTGATGGTCAGCTACACGCGAGCTCGCGCTGAGGCGCTCATTAAATCCTGTAAGGTCGGCTTCATGGAGCGGCCGGAGCGGATTGTCCTGGTAATTCTCGGAGCACTTTTCGCGAAATGGGGCGTCATGGCCCCGGTCCTCTGGGTGCTCGCTGTGCTTTCCACCATCACCGTCATCCATCGCATTAAATTCACCTACCAAATGACGAAGCACCTCGCTCCGATTCGGGCGGCGGTGCCCGCGCCGGCACGGAATGCCCAGCCTGCCGGGGCGGCGGCCTTCAGCTCCTCGCCAAACGTTCCCCAAGCCTAG